A single window of Mangifera indica cultivar Alphonso chromosome 18, CATAS_Mindica_2.1, whole genome shotgun sequence DNA harbors:
- the LOC123202357 gene encoding amino acid transporter AVT1D-like: protein MMNEDLGSKRADEFQMEDEEIFAERVFENKDDLESDCSVHSMASDGHSNASDTGETSWPQSYRDSMDMYTSITNTSFGFPGGTSVTRLASSMSPLYKRNLAFDHDATPTKPLISDLEKDVVPARLSRRKLSISGCDLPHQKGCSFVQAVLNGINVLCGVGVLAAPFAVKEGGWLSLSLAFFFAVIACHTGILLMKCLESSPRLQTYPDIGQAAFGKPGRLVIAIILYMELYAACVEFLIMMGDNLSSLFPNTNMYIAGIQLNSNQIFAITSTLIILPTVWLRDLSLLAYISVGGVLTTSLVMLCLVWIGVVDNVGFHGSGTVLDLVNLPVSLGIFGFCYAGHSVFPNIYSSMKETSQFPWVLIISFFFGWVFNTGIAVCGYLMFGDSVKSQYTLNMPKQFVASKVAVWTTVVIPMSKYALTLTPVALSLEELMPSAQHQTYIVSIVIRTVLVISTLVVALTIPFFGTVMSLGGSFLAMLLTIILPCVCYLSIHRGRLSKMKIAVCFLYITVGLLCACSGTYSALSRLANQTTE, encoded by the exons ATGATGAATGAGGATCTGGGATCAAAACGGGCAGATGAATTTCAaatggaagatgaagaaatttttGCAGAAAGGGTGTTTGAAAACAAGGATGATTTGGAATCTGATTGCTCCGTCCATTCAATGGCCTCGGATGGCCATTCTAATGCCTCCGATACTGGTGAAACAAGTTGGCCTCAAAGCTACAG GGATTCGATGGACATGTACACAAGTATCACAAATACGTCCTTTGGTTTTCCAGGAGGGACTAGTGTGACGAGGCTTGCCAGTTCCATGTCCCCACTATACAAGAGAAATTTGGCTTTTGATCATGATGCTACGCCCACTAAACCCCTCATTTCTGATTTAGAAAAAGATGTAGTCCCCGCAAGGTTATCCCGGAGAAAATTATCTATTAGTGGCTGTGACTTGCCTCATCAGAAGGGGTGCTCATTTGTTCAAGCAGTTCTTAATG GAATCAATGTTTTATGTGGTGTAGGAGTCCTAGCAGCTCCCTTTGCAGTCAAAGAAGGAGGGTGGTTAAGCCTCTCACTGGCCTTCTTTTTTGCTGTCATTGCTTGTCATACTGggattttattgatgaaatgttTAGAAAGCTCTCCTAGACTTCAAACTTACCCAGACATTGGACAGGCTGCTTTTGGAAAACCTGGTCGCCTAGTGATAGCT ATTATCTTGTACATGGAATTATAT GCTGCTTGTGTGGAGTTTTTGATTATGATGGGCGATAACTTGTCGTCATTGTTTCCAAACACCAACATGTATATTGCGGGAATTCAACTTAATTCTAATCAAATCTTTGCCATAACATCAACCCTCATTATTCTTCCAACTGTTTGGCTTCGAGACCTTAGCTTACTCGCATATATCTCAG TTGGAGGAGTTCTTACTACTAGTCTGGTGATGCTTTGCCTGGTATGGATTGGGGTGGTAGACAATGTGGGGTTTCATGGCAGCGGAACCGTCTTAGACTTGGTAAATCTACCTGTCTCACTGGGTATATTTGGTTTTTGCTATGCGGGCCATTCAGTTTTTCCAAACATATATTCATCAATGAAAGAAACATCACAATTTCCTTGGGTTCTCATAATCAG CTTCTTTTTTGGGTGGGTTTTTAACACTGGGATAGCAGTCTGTGGCTACCTGATGTTTGGAGATTCAGTCAAGTCTCAATACACTTTGAACATGCCCAAACAATTTGTGGCTTCCAAAGTTGCTGTGTGGACAACA GTTGTGATCCCAATGTCAAAGTATGCCTTGACACTTACACCAGTTGCATTAAGTCTGGAGGAGCTGATGCCTTCTGCTCAACATCAAACTTACATTGTATCAATAGTCATCAGAACAGTTTTAGTGATTTCAACTTTGGTTGTGGCACTCACAATTCCATTCTTTG GAACTGTGATGTCACTTGGAGGATCATTTCTCGCAATGCTGCTT ACTATTATTTTGCCATGTGTATGTTACCTGAGCATTCATAGAGGTAGACTATCTAAAATGAAG ATTGCAGTTTGCTTTCTCTATATTACTGTTGGACTGCTATGTGCATGTTCTGGGACATATTCAGCCCTCTCAAGACTTGCCAATCAAACCACTGAATGA